The following nucleotide sequence is from Mesorhizobium sp. CAU 1732.
GCATTCGACCCGGAACTCCGTCTCGCCGGTTCGCCACACGACGATCTCGATCTTGCCGAGGACGGTGCGTGAACACGCGCCCACCGGGAACACGCCGATCGACAGATCCTGCGGACAGCCCGCACTGATCGTCGCCTCCGCCCCCGGCCCGGATACCAGGATGCCGACATTGCGGTGCGACACGTCCACCGCCGAGTGGAACGTCTTGACGCCCGCACGGGCCGCGACCGGATCGTTGCCGGCTTGATCGATGACGAGCCATTCGTCCGGTCCGAGCCACAGCGCCGCGCGGCCGGCCTTCTCGGCAGACGTCTTCGGCTTCAGCGGAAGCGTCACGCCAAGCGCCTTGGACAGGGCGGCAACGCCGGCTTCAGGCGCACGCAGCGACATTCGATGCGCAGGCGCGGCGAGCGCGACGGTGACGCCCGTTCCGCTCGCGGAGCGGCCATCCAGCGGCCCCTTGCGCGATATTGTCGAGGCTGCGGATTGCGCCGCCTTCGTCATGGACTTAGCCATTGAGCCGTTCTCCCGTCTCGTCGAAGAACACCGTGCCCGTCACCACGACCTCGATCGTGCGATCCGGCATCGGCACATAGAGCGTTTCGCCGATCCGGTCGCGACCGCCCGCGATCAGCGCCAGCGCGATCGAGCGGCCGCAATTCTCCGACCAGTAGCTCGACGTCACATGGCCGATCATCGTCATCGGCACTTTTTGCGCTGGGTCCGCGACGATCTGCGCGCCCTCGTCGAGGACCGTCTTCGGATCGATCGTCTTGAGACCGACAAGTTGCTTGCGACCGGGCGCGACGAGATCCGGTCTCGTCAGGCCGCGAATGCCCACGAAGTCCGTCTTCTTCTTGCCGACGGCCCAATCCAGCCCGGCATCGTTCGGCGTCACCGTGCCGTCCGTGTCCTGGCCGACGATGATGTAGCCTTTTTCGGCGCGCAGGATGTGCATCGCTTCGGTGCCATAAGCGCACGCGCCATGTTTTTGCGCTTGCGCCCAAACGGCGTCCCATACGGCCTGCCCATAATCCGACGGCACGTTGATCTCGAAGCCGCGCTCGCCGGTGAAGGACATGCGGAAGAGCCGCGTCGGCACACCGCAGATCCTGCCCTCGCGAACCGACATATGCGGCAGCGCCGCATCCGACATGTCGATGCCCTCGACCAGCGGCTCGATGATCGCCCGTGAGTTCGGCCCCTGCACCGCGATCACCGACCACTGTTCGGAGATCGAGGTGAGATAGACCTGCAATTGCGGGAATTCGGTCTGGAGGTAGTCCTCCATGTGGTTCATCACGCGCGCCGCGCCGCCCGTCGTCGTCGTGACGTGGAAGCGGTCCTCGGCGAGCCTGCCGACCACGCCGTCATCATAGATGAAACCGTCCTCGCGCAGCATGATGCCATAGCGGCAGCGGCCGGGCTCCAGCTTCTGCCATGGGTTGGTGTAGAGCATTTCCATGAAGGTGGCGGCGTCCGGCCCCACGACCTCGATCTTGCCGAGCGTCGAGGCATCGAAGATGCCGCCGACCTCGCGGACGGTCCTGCACTCGCGATCGACGGCCGCGTGCATGTCCTCGCCCGGACGCGGGAAGTACCAGGCGCGCTTCCACTG
It contains:
- a CDS encoding sarcosine oxidase subunit gamma; its protein translation is MAKSMTKAAQSAASTISRKGPLDGRSASGTGVTVALAAPAHRMSLRAPEAGVAALSKALGVTLPLKPKTSAEKAGRAALWLGPDEWLVIDQAGNDPVAARAGVKTFHSAVDVSHRNVGILVSGPGAEATISAGCPQDLSIGVFPVGACSRTVLGKIEIVVWRTGETEFRVECWRSFSDYAFAFLADAARDAAA